DNA sequence from the Candidatus Cloacimonadaceae bacterium genome:
CAAAGGCAGCATCTGCGTGACGCAGGTCTTCTTCACCGGTCCCTCGCAATGCGCCGTTCCGGATTCAGCAAGCATCGCTTTGGACAGACGCCTCACTTTTGGAGAGACCAAGGAATCCGCTGTCGCGGAAGTCCTCGAAGCCTGCTGTCTGGCGGGTCATCCGGAAGCGGAAGTGGAGGTGCTCACCTATGCCGAAGCGGCTTTCACCGGACTGGTCTATCCCACCGAAAAGTATTTCCCCACCTGGGTGACACCGCTCGATTCGCCATGGTTGAAAAGCGCCGTTCAGTGCTATAAACAGGTTTTGGGACGCGAGCCGAAAGTGGATAAATGGACTTTTTCCACCAACGGAGTAGCGATATCCGGCTTGCATGGCATCCCTTGCATCGGTCTGGGTCCCGGCAATGAGGTCTTTGCCCATGCGCCCAATGAGGCATGCCCGATCGAGCATCTCACCGAAGCGGCTGCTTTCTATGCCGCGCTGGTCTATGAGTTAAATAGGTAAGATGAACTATTTCAAGCATTTCCGTTGTACTCAGTGTGGGGCTGTATATGGACGGGACGAGGTGAGATACCTTTGTCCGGCATGTTCAAAGGATTACAAACCGGGAATGCCCTTGCCGGGAGTGCTGGAAACGATGTTTGACTATGCGGCGATCGGGGAAGAGTGGAAAAACAGGCTAAAGTCGGTGGAACAACCGATAGAGAGCAATTGGTTAATTGAACTATTCTCCGCCGTCGAGCTTAAATATTATCCACCTCTTCCGGTTGGCAACACACCCCTCTTCCCAGTTGAACGTCTCGCTGCAACTCTCGGTATGAGTGACCTTTACGTCAAAAACGACGGTGTCAATCCCAGCGGCTCCTACAAAGACAGGGCATCACAATTGATCGTGGCGGAAGCGAACCGTCTCGGCATTGCTGAAATCGTTTGCGCCTCCACCGGAAACGCCGCTTCCTCGCTTGCCTGCCTTTGTGCCTCTGCGGGAAAGAAAGCCGTGATCTTCGCCCCTGCCAAAGCTCCGCTGGCTAAACTGGTGCAGATCAAAATCCACGGTGCCGAATTGCACGAGGTCGATGGCACCTATGACGATGCCTTTGCCCGGGCGCTGGTTTATTCCGAAACGCACGCATGCCTGAATCGCAACACCGGCTATCATCCATTTACTATCGAGGGTAAAAAGACTGCCGGGCTGGAGATATTTATCCAAATGGGCGGCGTGCCGGATTGGATCGTCGTGCCTGTGGGTGATGGAGTCATCCTCGCGGGAATCCACAAAGCCTTTGTGGATATGAAACGGACTGGAATCATAGACCGCCTGCCGAGATTGCTGTCTGTGCAAAATGAAACCTCTGACGCCATCACGTCCTATTGGGAGACAGGGGATTATCATGATGCCTTGAAGCCGCAGACCGTGGCGGATTCGATCAGCGTGAAGACTCCTTCAAACGCGCATTGGTCGGTGCGCGCGCTCAAAGAAACGGTTGGAAGATCCCTGCGCGTGTCGGACGAAGAGATATTGAACGATCAGAGCGAGCTTGCCCGACTCTGCGGCGTCTTTGCCGAGCCATCCTGTTCAGCCACGCTTTCAGGCTTGAAAGCAGCTTTGCGAGAGGGATGGATCCTCCAGGGCGAAAGCTGTGTCCTGCTCATCACCGGGCACGGACTCAAGGATATCAATGCCGTACGTTTCTGACACCCTGCCGCCCGGAATCTGCGATTTCCACGTGCATGTGGGGGAGCGCATTGGCGGATATGTCTTACGGGACGATTTTAAGGCGCTCAATCTGATTGCCAAGCGGCACGGGATAATTGGCATCGGCGCTTTCGTAACCGAAGAAGAGGGCATCACTCTCACGGATAAATACCATCGTATGAGAAAACGCGCGCAAGCGGACTTCGAGGGTCACGTGCATTGGCATCTCACACCGGTGAAAGCTCACCCGGACGAGATCATCCCATTATTCAAAGATGGTTGCGACATAAAGCTTTACACCACATATCTCCCTGCCGGATTATACTCCTCCTACGAAACGATAGAACGCTGGATGACGGATCTGGCAGACATAAAGCCAAAAATGCTTGTTCACTCCGAAGATGACGGCATCGTGGCTGATGCAAGTTCCAAACACCCTTTCCGGCACCCTTTTGACCATTCGCTTCGCCGACCCGAAATAGCGGAAATCCTTGCCGTGGAAAAGGTTCTGAATCTTGCATTGAAGCATTCTTATCCCGTGCATATCGTTCATGTTTCCACACCCAGGGCGGCTCAACTCATCGCGGAGGCAAAAAAGCACCTGCCAACTATCACTTGCGAGACCGCGCCGCACTATTTGATCTATAATGAAGAGCTTTTGAAGAGTGAAAACGCGCACCGCTGGCTCTGCTCACCACCCTTTCGCAAAGAGGCTTCACGCGGGCAATTGGTGGAACTGATGCAAGACGGCGTCTTCGATATCATCGCCACAGATCATTGTCCGTTTACAGATGCTGACAAAGACCGCTTCAAGGACGAACCGGAGAAGGTGCCTTGCGGTATTCCCGGACTGGAAACGCTCTTTTCCTCGATGTATGAGCACTTTGTCCGTAGCGGAAAGATATCGGGAGAGCATTTAGTTTCCATGACTATGCACAAGCCCGCGAAACTGATGGGGATCACAGACCTCTGTCATTCCCGCCGTCATTCCAGTCTCGAAGGCTGGAATCCAGCTCCTTAACCCCCCCATGAAACACTACTACGTCTATATCCTTGCAAGCAAAACCAATGGAACCTTATACACCGGCGTAACCGGGAACCTGGCTAACAAAATAGAACTACACAAAAAAGGCATTCAGGAAGGTTTTACAAAGCGGTTTGGCATTCATAAACTGGTTTGGTTTCAAGTTTTTGAAGATATCAGAGAAACACTGCTAGCTGAAAAGCGTATCAAAAAATGGAATCTTGAGTGGAAACTGAATCTGATCGAGAAGACAAATCCGAATTGGGATGATTTGTCCAATCAAGTGGGATGGTATTGATGTTCGGTGAGTGTTTTAATGGGCTGGATTCCCGCCTCCGCGGGAACAGCGGCTGGAATAATAGAAATATTAAGCTGATTTGTATTGCGGGACTGGTTATTTTATTATTTACAGGCTGTGCTCATTTCGATCCCTCTGTACTGGAGACAGCCGATGCGATTGATTCCGGACTTATCAGAAGAGAGTTTTTGACCGGAAGCACTCAGGACATCGGGGCCTGGATCGACGCGCCCGGCGACACTCTTTGGGGGAATAGTCTGAATCTGCGTAAAAGTTTCCATACACGCGGTGCCGGTCGCCACAAGATATCCTACGGGCTGGGAGACAATATGGAATTAATCGTTTCAGGGCAGGTCAATCCCTTCTCTCCCGGGGATCACTATTTCCTAAATTCGTTGGAATTTGGCTACGACTTCGACCTCGGATACATGGCAAAGTTTTCGTTGAAGAAAGTATGGAATCCCACTCCCAGAGACGGTATCGCGATCCTTCCCACCTGGGGGCTGGTTCGTGGAGCATCTACAAGCAACAAGATAGACAACTATCAATTTTGGACGGGCTATGACGCCGTTATCTACGAAATGCCTATTGTTTACAGCCATTTTTGGCGGAAACACAATAGCTCCATGGCTGCCAACCTCACCCTTCGTCCCGGCTACACTTCCTTGGAAAGAGATTTTCGCAAGTCCCTTTCCTATTCCTATGGCCCATACGCATTTCATTATGAATATACGGATTCACGGCCTGAGAGAGCGGAACTATACCGTTTGGCGATGCTTTGCGGCATGAAGTTTACAAAATCAAAGGTGTATTGGATTTTTGAGCTTGGGTGTGAAGCGGCCTATAGTGATGGAACATACTATCTGATGCCGATTGCGGCATTCTCCACCGGTTTGGTGGTTGATCCAAAGTGTGTGATAAAGCGCTGAGGATATGATGATATACTCACAGGTTCTATACCGAAAGCCAACACTTATCTTGCTTGCAGTGATATTTATTGCCCTGCCGGTTGTTGGTCATGCGGGCGTATTTCCACTTACCCTGGAAGACACGGAAGTTCTGGAATTGGGTAAAGTGGGGATTTCATACACTAATGGAGTCACATTCAATCACACTTCCCTGGTCAAGTCAAACGCCGATCCCCTTTGGGAGCTCGCAGCACATATGCTGCCGCGCACTATCCTCGGTATCGGAGGGAGGTTGCAACTGAAAGCCGGCCTCGGATTCGGCAGCGAAGCGTCCATCAGCGGTATGGTTTCAAAAATCCCAAAGGAACCAGAAGGATACCACACGGAGGCGAAATCCGGGATTGGTTACGATGTGAAACTGTCACTGAAGAAAAGTTTCGATTTCTCGGAAGACTTCGGTTTCGCGGTCGCCCCCACATATTCCATCTATAAGGATGGATACTGGAAGGGAAATACCTACTCTGGAGCATTCTACTTTTATGCAGATGAATATCTATACATCGGGGCAACTGCCTGGTCTATCGAAGTCCCCATGATTTTCAGCCAACGGATGCGCCCTGCTGCCGGCAAGCCCGGATATCACATCGCTTTCAGACCTGCTTATACCGCTTTGACGCGCCTCGCTCGGTACAGAAATGATTACAGCGATCCCGATATCCACTGGCGGGGTCAGCTCGCCGATGCCGACATCTATCGTTTGGCGGTTGTCGGTGGTATCCGCAACAGCCCGGGAGTAATCTGCACTATGCTCGAAGCCGGGGTGGAATTGATTTATTATGACGGCAATATCATTCCCATGCCGCTTGTAGGCATGCGGCTCTGCATCTATCCAAAATAAGATATGATTGCGCTAATGTTTCACAAGCAAACAAGCTGTTTAACAGAGACAGCTGGACGAGTGAGATCCGCTGTGCGATTCAGTTTCCGAGATGCCTCCATCGCAGTGAGAGAGGTCATCAAAGACGGCGTTGGTTTTGAGACAATCCGGTGACCACGTTATTTAAGTTCTTGAAAGATATGGATGAATTATGAAGGACAATCACGCGTTTCGCAACGACGCCATAGCCAAAGTGACCGGCAGGGCACTCTACACGGACGATCTGGTCATGCACGGCATGCTGCACGCGGTGCCCGTTTATAGCGATCTGCCTCGTGCGCGGCTGCTTTGTATCGACGCATCGGACGCGCTTGCCCTCCCGGGCGTGAAAGCTGTATTCACGGCAAAGGACATCCCCGGCAGCGCCCGTTTCGGACAAATCATCAAGGACTACCCCACTCTGGCGGACAAAGACATCAATTCCACCGGAGACGTGCTGGCTTTGGTGGTTGCCGAAACCCGCGATCAGGCGATTGCCGCGGCGAAACTCGTAAATGTTAAACTCGAACCGCTGGTTCCCATCCTCGATCCCGAAGCGGCGATGAACCCCGAAGCGCCGATCCTGCATCCTTTCCATGGCAGCAATATTACTAATTATCACTGCGTGCGCAGGGGAGATGTCTTGAAGGGCGAAGAGGAAGCGGATGTCGTGATCGAACAGGATTTTAGCACTTCGCGCATCGAGCATGCCTATTTGGAACCGGAATCATCGCTCTGTCATCTTCGCCCGGACGGAGTGATGGAGGTGACCGGCAGCATGCAGCATCCTTTTTCCACGAGGCGCTTTGTCGCTTCCACTTTGGGGTTGGAACTCAAGGACGTGGAAGTGAAAACAGTCCCCATGGGCGGCGGCTTTGGCGGTAAAGACGATACCGCAGCTTTGGTTTGCGCCCGCGCTGCGCTCTGTGCACAGCTTTTGAAGAAACCGATGAAGATCACCTACAGTCGTGAGTGGAGCATGCGCGAAAGCTATAAACGCCATCCTTACAAGATTAAGTATCGCGCCGGCTTTCTGAAAGACGGGAAGATTAGTTTTGTAAAAGTACGCATGGTGGCAGACGGCGGTGCTTATTGCAGCGTAACTCCATGGGTCACATGGCGTTCCACAGTTCAATGCTGCGGCTGTTATGAAGTGCCGAACGTCCATTGCGACGTCTATGGCGTAATAACAAACAACATCTTTTGCGGTGCGATGCGCGGTTTCGGTTCACCGCAGGTCAATTTTGCCATCGAACAACTGATCGAGATAGCAGCGGAGAAATTGGGAATTGATGAAATTGAGCTGAGACGGATCAATATGGTCAGGCAGGGCTCGGTCACCGTCACCGGACAGGTTTTGGACACGCATACCGTTTCCCTGCAAGAGGTTATGGATCGGGTGCTCAAAGAGATCGACTATGATAAAAAACGCAAACTCTGCGCTTTCGGCGATCCCGACCAGGAAGAATGGTATGGCATCGGCTTGGCGATCAGCTATCGCGGCATGAGTCTGGGCGCCGAAGGAGTAGATTTCAATTCCGCTATCATCAACGTTCAACCGGATGGTTCGGTGCTCCTGGAAACCGGCATCCACGAAAACGGTCAGGGAGCCGAATCCGCCATGATCCTGCTTGCGTCTCAAGAGCTTGGCATCACGCATGAACGCATCCGCTATCGCATGCCTTCAACCTCGAACATTCCCGATGGAGGAACAACCGTCGCCTCCCGCGGAACGATCATGGGCGGCGGCGCAGTTGTCAATGCCGCTGCCAACCTAAAAAGGATCATCGCAGAGTTGGTGCTTTCCGAACTTGGAAAGAAAGTGGAGAGCTTCGCCGAAGGCAAGCTGCTCGATAAGGATGGAAATGTCCTACTCTCCTGGGATGAGGCAATCCGGCTTTGCTATTCCAAACAGATTTTCCCTTATTCCTTCGGTGTTTTCAAAGCTCCCAAGGTGGATTGGGACGAACACACCGGACAGGGAAACGCATATTTCACCTGGGTTTATGGCTGTCAAGCAGTGGAGCTGAGAATCAATGCCAAGACCGGCGCTGTGACGCTGCTCAACATGGTCGCCGCCCACGACGTAGGCAAAGCGGTCAATCCCGCGATGCTCGAAGGTCAGTTCTATGGCGGCATGGCAATGGGCGCCGGCTATGGCTTGTTTGAAGAATGCCGTTGCGAAGAGGGAAAGGTGCTGCAATCCAATTTCCATGACTACCGCATCGCCCGTGCTACCGACCTACCTGAAATGACGGCAATCATCGTGGAAAATCCGGACCCGAATTCCCCCTCCCAAGCCAAGGGAATCGGCGAACCGACGAATGAACTGATGGCGCCTGCGATCGCCAACGCCATCTTCCGCGCCACCGGTATACGCCATTGCCATCAACCGATAAGGATGAAACCATGATCACCGTGAACGGAACTCCACATCAGATCACCAACCCCGAAATGAAG
Encoded proteins:
- a CDS encoding xanthine dehydrogenase family protein molybdopterin-binding subunit; this translates as MKDNHAFRNDAIAKVTGRALYTDDLVMHGMLHAVPVYSDLPRARLLCIDASDALALPGVKAVFTAKDIPGSARFGQIIKDYPTLADKDINSTGDVLALVVAETRDQAIAAAKLVNVKLEPLVPILDPEAAMNPEAPILHPFHGSNITNYHCVRRGDVLKGEEEADVVIEQDFSTSRIEHAYLEPESSLCHLRPDGVMEVTGSMQHPFSTRRFVASTLGLELKDVEVKTVPMGGGFGGKDDTAALVCARAALCAQLLKKPMKITYSREWSMRESYKRHPYKIKYRAGFLKDGKISFVKVRMVADGGAYCSVTPWVTWRSTVQCCGCYEVPNVHCDVYGVITNNIFCGAMRGFGSPQVNFAIEQLIEIAAEKLGIDEIELRRINMVRQGSVTVTGQVLDTHTVSLQEVMDRVLKEIDYDKKRKLCAFGDPDQEEWYGIGLAISYRGMSLGAEGVDFNSAIINVQPDGSVLLETGIHENGQGAESAMILLASQELGITHERIRYRMPSTSNIPDGGTTVASRGTIMGGGAVVNAAANLKRIIAELVLSELGKKVESFAEGKLLDKDGNVLLSWDEAIRLCYSKQIFPYSFGVFKAPKVDWDEHTGQGNAYFTWVYGCQAVELRINAKTGAVTLLNMVAAHDVGKAVNPAMLEGQFYGGMAMGAGYGLFEECRCEEGKVLQSNFHDYRIARATDLPEMTAIIVENPDPNSPSQAKGIGEPTNELMAPAIANAIFRATGIRHCHQPIRMKP
- a CDS encoding GIY-YIG nuclease family protein; the protein is MKHYYVYILASKTNGTLYTGVTGNLANKIELHKKGIQEGFTKRFGIHKLVWFQVFEDIRETLLAEKRIKKWNLEWKLNLIEKTNPNWDDLSNQVGWY
- the thrC gene encoding threonine synthase, translated to MRYLCPACSKDYKPGMPLPGVLETMFDYAAIGEEWKNRLKSVEQPIESNWLIELFSAVELKYYPPLPVGNTPLFPVERLAATLGMSDLYVKNDGVNPSGSYKDRASQLIVAEANRLGIAEIVCASTGNAASSLACLCASAGKKAVIFAPAKAPLAKLVQIKIHGAELHEVDGTYDDAFARALVYSETHACLNRNTGYHPFTIEGKKTAGLEIFIQMGGVPDWIVVPVGDGVILAGIHKAFVDMKRTGIIDRLPRLLSVQNETSDAITSYWETGDYHDALKPQTVADSISVKTPSNAHWSVRALKETVGRSLRVSDEEILNDQSELARLCGVFAEPSCSATLSGLKAALREGWILQGESCVLLITGHGLKDINAVRF
- a CDS encoding dihydroorotase family protein, with translation MPYVSDTLPPGICDFHVHVGERIGGYVLRDDFKALNLIAKRHGIIGIGAFVTEEEGITLTDKYHRMRKRAQADFEGHVHWHLTPVKAHPDEIIPLFKDGCDIKLYTTYLPAGLYSSYETIERWMTDLADIKPKMLVHSEDDGIVADASSKHPFRHPFDHSLRRPEIAEILAVEKVLNLALKHSYPVHIVHVSTPRAAQLIAEAKKHLPTITCETAPHYLIYNEELLKSENAHRWLCSPPFRKEASRGQLVELMQDGVFDIIATDHCPFTDADKDRFKDEPEKVPCGIPGLETLFSSMYEHFVRSGKISGEHLVSMTMHKPAKLMGITDLCHSRRHSSLEGWNPAP